One Pyxicephalus adspersus chromosome 3, UCB_Pads_2.0, whole genome shotgun sequence genomic window carries:
- the ARL9 gene encoding ADP-ribosylation factor-like protein 9 isoform X3, translating to MERIVQKVRTSLHKQVVVLGLDGSGKTSVLNSIAANKGKVVTTPTEGVNAVCVNNGNSKMEFLEIGGGEHLRPYWKMYLSKAFAVIFVVDSADHERLPLAKRHLHQLIQHDAIVPLMVFANKQDLKNAYHITEIHEALGLSDICEHRKLFLIGTYVAKDESDVSSGILDAKEFLAQLLSESSTKRP from the exons ATGGAGAGAATAGTTCAAAAG gttAGAACTTCTCTGCATAAGCAAGTTGTGGTTCTTGGACTTGATGGATCTGGAAAGACAAGTGTCCTAAATTCCATAGCAGCTAATAAAGGGAAGGTTGTCACAACACCTACAGAAGGTGTAAATGCAGTGTGTGTCAACAATGGAAATTCTAAAATGGAGTTTTTGGAAA TTGGAGGAGGTGAACATCTACGTCCCTACTGGAAAATGTACCTCTCTAAAGCATTTGCTGTAATTTTTGTTGTGGACTCTGCCGATCATGAACGTCTTCCACTTGCTAAAAGACACCTACATCAACTGATTCAACATGACGCAATCGTTCCATTAATGGTTTTTGCTAATAAACAG gaccTAAAAAATGCATATCACATCACTGAAATTCATGAGGCTCTTGGGTtgtcagatatttgtgaacacaGAAAGCTCTTTTTAATTGGGACTTATGTGGCAAAAGATGAGTCTGATGTTTCTTCTGGGATTCTGGATGCAAAGGAGTTTCTTGCACAGCTTCTTTCAGAAAGTTCTACAAAAAGACCATAA
- the HOPX gene encoding homeodomain-only protein, translating to MSSTQKQSWGNDSEELSQEQKDILESNFNKVSKQPDEYLIMLIAAEAGLNEEATKKWFKDRLAKWRRSEGLPSKCGSVMD from the exons ATGAGCTCAACGCAAAAACAGTCCTGGGGGAACGACTCTGAAGAGCTAAGCCAGGAACAAAAAGACAttcttgaaagtaatttcaaTAAAGTGAGCAAACAGCCGGACGAGTATTTGATAATGCTTATTGCTGCTGAAGCTGGGCTCAATGAGGAAGCTACAAAG aAATGGTTCAAAGATCGATTAGCCAAATGGAGAAGATCAGAGGGTTTACCATCAAAATGTGGATCAGTTATGGATTAA